caaataaaagctATTTATAAGAATATATCACATTCTATATCAGACATTTGACCTCGAGTCCTCGTTATATCAAACACACTTATCATAACAACAGTGATCTATTAATAAAAGTTAAAGAATAAAACTTAAATAATTTGTTTCGATGGCATGGCCGACTTTATGTCCTCTAGAGGAATGTTGAACACAAATGCTGTCCGAGACTTGGTCTTGATTCTCTATCAATAACATTATTTTACTTGGACTAGGAATATGCAGGATTCAAATGTTTTAGAATTTCtaacacatttttaaaaaccaattacaaaattattttcaaaaatcaaaataattcttaaaaaaaaaaattaaataactgTAAATGTTTAGGTTCAGGTGGATGATTAcgatcaaaaataaataaataaataaaaactgacGTAGTGGTTACTTGTAGCCGCCTACCCATGATGGTGGTGGCCACCTAGATGGTTGCTGACCTGTCATGCTAAAATCCACTTGTGTATAGACAGATGTGGTAGGTGACACTATTTTCGCACGCTAgagttatgtttatttttctctctctctccatatgaTATGGTAGATCTCAATCTCATCATATTTGAGTATGGATTGtgaaaaaccaaacaaatgttGGTACAGAAGTAGTATTTCCATCTTCATGAGGTCCTTGCCAACAAATTACGTAGCCCTTCTGGCCCCTTCATGCAAAAGTAGCACACCAACAATTGGATGGTGACAGATGTCGGCCCCCAGTGGTGGTGAGTTCCACATTTGTTGTATCGAAGAACAGTAACTGTCGGGCTCTTTTCGCTGCCACCCACCCTTTAAAGTTTAAAGCTAAAGTTAGTACTGTCTCTTTTCGCTGCCACCCACCCTTTAAAGCTAAAGTTAGTACtgttgcattatatatatatatatatatatatatatgttagaatatatagaaaatatatatatttcataattatgttgatattgaaatattttttatttatgggttaattgtaattaaatcaagggaatttgattaccaaacttatatttagacattaccctataaatagggacctttgtattgtagacaaattaagttaatgagcacaatgtagcccttaggggtattccgagtggtggacgtaggtgtctaacatcGAACCACCCTTAAGTTTTTTGTGTTAAAAGAATTCAAACAAatgatctttattttattagacGTGATTTCAGTTAATTAGATTATTTCTTGAAAATAGTACCGTTGCATTTGACTTGAAAGTAAGAAcctcttcaaaatttaaattatactCAAATAAAGCTATCATACAACtatgataatataataataaatattaattattaatttttttacatataaatttttgttgatccaaatattaatttttactgtaaTTATTATGAGAGTTTACTTAAAAAGCAttgggaaatgaaaaaaaaaggttgaatcCTTCAAGTGTTGAAAAATCACTCCAACTTTGAGCCCATTGcttgtttgtaattttgtttcGTACGAGTTTCATATCGTCGGCATCATCACGTGTCATTGTGGACATTATTATGATTGTTGTGTGGCATTTtcttcatgtgttttttttttatccagtTACGTGTGGTACAAAACAATGTTTGAATATGACCATGACAATCCTTTCAAAATAACGTTAAGTGCAAGTATTAGATGCTCATTAAAACCGAAAGAAAATGCTAGTGTTAGAAAGAGAGTACGGGTGACCGgagggttgacaattttttatataatttctaaatttgaaaCGAAATCAAAGAGTTGAGAaatttgacttatttaattaaatgggtcaggttcgagttgacttatataatcttatattcatattttgacaTAACTTGACACACAATATAATAGTATGCAATTTTTAACTTGACTTgcaaattcaatacaaaattagagagttAGAGTTGATGAGtttaaccaatttaattaaatagatcataTTATGGTCATACCTCAACACAATCTAAACTCGACACGCGAATACAAATTGCCATGATGCTTTCACTAGTGGCGGGTGAGTCCCATTGATCAAGACAAAATACTTTTTGGGGGCAGATTCGATTTGAAAACgatatcaaacatttttttccaTTATAGTCCATTTGTTGGACTTTTGTGACTTGAACAATGAACATGAAGCCTGGGGCCTTTTGGGTTttggactctctctctctctctctctctccaagccCACTTGTATTTTAGGAGAGAGTGTTGACCgactttgctttctttcttcttataaaAGCCGCAATATTTGGCCGCGTGAAACTTAAATCAAAGCAGCTGTTGTGTTTTGGGTCTTGTAGTGTCGGCGCAAGAGTGACAATAGTGAgcgtttttctttcttctcggCACCGCACCAAGAAAAGCAAGAGACAGACCAAGAGGCTCtgatagtgagagagagaggcaaaaaaaaaaaaaatcaacataatctcctcaaactaccacctaattgataattttccaccaaaactttcaattatgacaatgtcccattcaaactaccaaaaattgtcaatgtttctcccaatgacgaaactacccttaataaaataaaaacaaaaaataataaaacttctagaaaaaatctaaaactaattaaaaaaaaaaaaatctaaagggtagaacattaaaaattaaaaaaaaaaaaaatcatttttataagaaaaaaaattaaaaatttcgattttttttgttataaaaatttcgttttttttttgttttataaattttttaaaataaaaatttcccttttttaaaaaaaatattcgttttattcttaaaaaaatattcttataaataaattcgtttaaaaactttttttttaaaaaaaaaaaaaaattgttcttttgaaattaatttttttttgttttgtttttttaaaatttaattgttttaaattgtttttaattttttttaatttataagggtatttttgtcttattaagaaatatataggggcattttgatctttttgttagtcttgaagggacattgacaatgttttggtagtttaggggggacattgtcacaattgaaagtttaagaggaacattgtcaattaaatggtagtttgagagggttatttgaactttaccaaaaaaaaaaaaaggtatgttTGAgaatgtcattaaaaaaaagtaaagtgttttggccatttttaaaatagaaaaatgtcaaataagTACGTTTTTAGCAAACAGAAGAGCTTTTTATTTGACAGCACTATGGTTGTCATTAATGCAATCTCAAGCAAACTGTTGCCACTCTCTTTAGGCTTTTATTTCTCCTCCACCAAAACAAAAGCATGATCAAATTACAtctgttaattaattattatgaaGTTGATATTCAATAGCAATTGCTATTATTATTGGGACAaggaatgtttttttttttttttttttttttgggggggggaaaGGACAAGGAATGTTTTCACTTTTACACTTCTTAACATGGTTCTTTCAACTGTAACATGGATCACCATTGGATCTAATAGGGTTCTTCCAACTGTAACAAAGATCAACCGTGGGAGGCTCATGTTTAAAGATTATAAATAGGGTTGTAAATAAATCAAGTTCGTGAGAACAACTTGCCTTACATAAACTTGAGCCTAGTTTGTTTAATAAACTAGTCGAATTTGAACATTACTTTTGGTTCAAACATAAACAGGTTAAACTCAATGAACTCGACTCGATTTGATTTGAACTCATAGACACTTTGTAAAAGCTCGACTGGGTCAATTTGAGCTTTTTTAGAACTCATATATATGGCTGTCGTGGTCGTCATTATTATCTTTATCAAGtatactattttaaaaaaaaattgtatttcacATAGCATTTTTTCTTTCGACTGTAACCCTAAAATATCAGTCGCCTCCCTCATTCTTTCACCTTCACCCATCATTGCACCTCCTTCAGCCACCCTCACGGCTCACGCTACCACCAAAGCCCCATTGCACTACTTCTGGTCGcctctttcaatttcaatcaatcgGCAAAATGAAGCAGAAGCACCGGATGTGGAGGGCAGAGGCAAGGTGGCCATATAATGTCAATGCTACCGGAGCAGAATAGATCATGAGGCAGAgactaaaatttgaaattctttaTAGCAAGCTCTGATTATTGTTGCTTTCAAATATTTTCAGCAatataaaacaatttaaaaagtcaGAAATTGTTTACTTGAGTAGTATTACTGTTCACATCGGCTATGAAATGTGAAATGAACGTAAAGAAGCTTTTAACCCCTCTTTTCTTTGCTTAGCTCAAACTTCGAATTTTGACCAGCCTCGAGAAGATTAAAAAAGGGACCTGAACTTGAGCTGACTCATTAGATTTGTTTGTGTTGAGCTCAAGCTGAAGTTGAGCTAATGTGTATGTCGGGCCGGTTCAGCTCGATTACAACCCTAACAACCAGAATCAAAGTCCTAAGCCTCAGAAAGATGTGACTAATCAAAAATAATTCTCACCGTAGGAGTTAAATGATATGGATCTCTGGCTTTCATTGAAAAAACAAACTGACAGTACAAATTTAAAAGAACTATGTTTCAAGGGGAAGGGAAAAACACCTCCGATCAGCAACTTCTTCCTCTCAATTCTCACCTCAAAAACCCTAAGCTAAATCATTGTCAGTTTGTCACAAATCAGCAAcagacgaagaagaagatggagttGAAAATGTTGCGGATGGACAAGGCATAACCAGTTAAGAGCACTATATTTAAGATGAAAAGACACTTCGATGGCCTTTCAAGGGAAAGGGGAAAACACCTGCGTTCGGAAACTTCTTCCTTTCAATTCTCACCTCAAAAACCCTAAGCTATTATCTTTGTCAGTTTGTCCCAAGGcataattagggtttttgagAGGAAGAAGTTGCTGAAAGGGGGTGTTTTCCTTCATCTTAATCTGGATCATCATTCTTTTTAACTGAGATGTCCAATAGTTTTTTCAACCGGATGTAAGCCAGATCCAAATGCTATGGCAGGATTAGTTCAGAAACATGCCTCACTGGCATCAGTTCACCAGAGAAGCACACAAACCTAGATGCCTGCAAAGAGCATTCTAAATTGCTATGCATTTACATTATGCAAATTCTGCCAAATGACTGAGAAATAATAAACAGGACCTGAAATTCATCCCACCATTATTTGACCAGAACAGTGACTACTgccaacaaataaaaacactTCAAATTATAATAAGAGTTCATAATCAGGTTATGCCAAGGATTCCATACACCTGCACTCAACATAAGCAAAAGCAAGGAAATTCACTTCATACTTAGATTCATTTCTGAATCATCAAGCACAACCTAGAATTAACTTCCTAAGCAATATGATCGATCAAAACAAATTTGGTCTTATTTTATCTCAAACATATGGCGTAAACTGTTAAAGTCGCAATCTTTCTTATACGAAACCCATCTTTAACCCATTTTCCATCGCAGAAGTTCACACCCCATAGGAAAACATGAAACTTGTagcattttctaaaatatatgatatcCAAATATCAGATCCAATTCCAACAGCAATTAAACAAGTtcagattaattaattaatcaaaactaaaaccCGCAAAATGAAATACCCAATAACCTCCTAAGCAGTGAGAACGACTGCCCCGCCGGCCTCCTTGATCTTCTTCTCAGCGGTCTTGGACACGAGCTTGGCCTTGACCACGAAGGGCTGGTTCTCAGGCAGGATCCCCTTGCCCAGTACCTTGAAGTAGCCGAACTGGGTCACGTCGAGCAACGGCACGTTGTCCTTGGAGGCCTTGTCCTTCACCTCCTGGGGAACGAGCGACCACAGCTTGTCGACGTTGACGATTGGGCAGTGAAACTTGTTGCGCAGCCTGTGAAAGTACCTCATACCGACCTTGCCGAAGTAGCCAGGGTGGTACTTGTCGAAGAGGATTCGGTGGTGGTGCATCCCTCCGGCGTTACCTCGACCCCCCGGGTGCTTACGGTGCTTTCCGATTCGGCCGTGGCCAGCACTAACGTGGCCTCGCTTCTTGCGGTTCTTCTTGAAGCGGGTCGTCATTTTGGCTCTGCTAGTGAGTGAGCGGCGAAGGAGGAAAATTAGGGTTTGGGGGGATTTTATAGGGTAGGGTTGGATTTATGGGGAAATGTCATTTAGGTCCCTTCAAGCCtcatgggtatttttgaaatatttgtttattatttattttgaaatatcaTTTATGTTACTATCTTCTTATTGAGGTCTACAGATCGTTCTAGAATTTGTAGTAGTTCtcaattctttaaatttaagtAATTCATTGAAACTTCAATAGTCTTTGAAAAACAATTAATACACAAAATCGGAAGAAGTTAAGAGGCGGTCGAAtctagggttggcaattttttacacgCCGGACAAATACGACATAAAATTATAGGGTTAAGATTTAGCATAAAATGGTGCATATAAACGGTTTGACCCACTTGAcctatttataaaattatatatattttttatataataaatacatgTTAAAACATATCAAACCATATTCCGGTCAAAACGGGTAAAATGAGTTGTGTTGGGTTAGATCAAATGGGTTAAACGGGTTGTGTTGGGTGACTCACAGGTCGTATTTGAGTTTAAGTAGAGATGAAAAGACGGTTACGGTTACCGGTTATTgactaaaaccgctaaccgcttaggcAGTTAATCACTAGGTGGTTAGTagttagtaactctaataactgctaaccgttttttaaaagaaaaaattttaaaaaattatttttttttgaaaaaaaaaaaaaaaaaaacccaaaacgatgtcgcttttatggtaatacgataatatcatactacatatgacatcgtttcatgtatttttatatataaatataatatatataggcCGTTAGCGGTTAgcttaaaaccgctaaccgtaaccgcctagacggttagcggtttttgcTGACTGCCTTTAAAAGTGGTTAGTGCAGTTAGCGGGTGGTTAATAATTGCCCACCTTTTTACCCCAGGTTTAAGGGTTTGATTCGTTTAGCTAAACGAGGCCGTGTTTAGGTTTTACCCTTATCGGGTTGGCAGGTCGACCCGAACATGACCCACCAACCCGTTTTGCCAATCGTAGTTGGATCGTCCTAAGGGTGGTTAGGGCAATTCAATCGATCACTCTCCATCAAGAGGTGGCCAACTATtcccttcaaaaaaataataataaaataaaataaaataacatttaggCTTCATTTTTAATGAACAACCAAAATTACAAGAACCTCATCTATCTCACTAAGAGCATTCACCgtggtttatgtatatttttatgcaaaatggttagtcaaaactcattttatttagtttaactaatgagttttaaaagatacTATACatcgattatatatatttttttatttatatcatttttttaatttttttttataaggattgtagttttcttaaaaatcatatttttcaactttttggaaaaaagatatgTAGAGataaatagtaggagaaaattttggaaaaagagagatgtggaagagaaatggtaggaaaaaataaaatggctcctgTGAATAGTGCCGCTaaatgtaacattttttttttttctctaatctaataaaatattcattttttatttaattatttttgctaATCTAATGTGagggttttttacaaatctgattagccattttagataaaagtaccatTTGACTCATTCATTGTGAGTGCTCTAATAGCACTCATAATGGCTTAgctatttcttacttttatctaaaataaataagcaaaacactaaaaaacccTCTACATTGAATTATACAttttaaatgcaaaatacattttttttttacatttgtGAACAATGCACCGCTACACAcccatctcattaatatactatttctctctcatctcttttttccaaaattttatcttccacatttctcttttcccaaaaatttctcctactatttctctccacattattattatttttttcccaaaacttgaAATATACTAAAAAGGATCTTTAGAAAAAATACAATgcttataagaaaaaaaaaaaaaaaagaattaaaaaaaaaaagataattagaTATATagtgtcttttaaaattcattagctaaactagataaagtaaattttaattagccattttgcataaaaatatacataaaccaatATGAATActctaaccctttttttttttttttgtttcctggTTTAATATTAAGTAACCGAGCAACCCATAGGTTTGACATGACCCCATAATTGTTCGGTCCATGTGACTCTGAGGTAGAGAGATTACATATTGATTACATATTGGAACTCTAAGTAATGCTAATAGTCTCCCTCATGTTTTTCCCGTGTGTCTCCTCAAAGTtaatgtgaattttaaaatgaaaaatactaaaagtactaaatcttttactaatAAAAACTTATTAAACTCATGTATAgctcattcattgaaaaaaacataaaacaattaattaaaaaaatataacaagtaCTAATAAATGAGCtacacatcaatttaataaGTATATGTTAGTAAGAAATCAGTAGTAATTGAACCAAATTGTTCAAAACAAAACCATATTGAAGCTGACTTGAAAAATCTTCCTTCAGATCCGGATTACAAACTAAAGCTTTGCATTATCATCAAAACCATCACCCCACAAcaaagagaggaaaaagaagcCAAAAGCATCGATTATGGGTCGTCAAGCATGAGAAATATAAGGCTGAAAGATTCAGTCCATGCAACATCTAAAGTGAATCTCACTGGTAGACAATATATAACAACGAATGTTTCTTTCTGCTTTTTTGGTCGTAATAACTCGAACAAGTTCAAAGACATCGAAAGTGACAATAAGCAAGCTGCAATCACGACAGAAATAGTTCTCTACAGATTATCCTATGTTAATATCAAGTACATGGGAGGCTAACAGCGGCGGCAATACCACTCAAACTACCAAGGTCTCCTTCCACCAAGGGGGATAACATTTGAGCCGGAAATCAGAGCCCGATTGCCATACCCGCCTCCTCGCCCTCTGGAGCGAAAGTTTCCCCCAGATCCTGggaaaaaaaggacaaaaaaaaaaaaaaaacccaaaatgtTAATTTTCCTATTTGCAACTCGGACTTAGATAGCACTGACACTACACAAAAATTTCATTAAGTTTACCTCCCATAGCAGAACCAGCTGATCGGGCCAATGCAGACAAGGCGGGACTCACAACTTGCCCTGCTTCTTGCAAGATCTTGACCAGATCCCTCGCAAACTTTGCATTTGCATGCGTTAAGAACGTGAAGGCAGTCCCCTTTGCCCCTGCCCTACCAGTTCGGCCAATTCTGTGGACATAATCTTCAAGGCTTGATGGAAAATCATAATTGATCACACATTTTATGTCCTTCACATCTACAACCAATAAACTAAAAGTTAAAAGTCatattaaaagtgaaacaaTATGCAAGGTTTTAAGCAATATCCTTATCCCTGCTCTCCTAAGATCTGAGAGATCAAATTTAAGATAACACATTCATTACATAAATGTGCCCACCTTAACCTTGCAGGGATAAGGAGCAGCTTCACCACCACCACTTCCATATTCAATCAATGTATAAGCATGTGTGAGTCAACCAGGCTGCGACAACGACCAGCTCCATAACCGTGGATGGGCTGCGACAACTTTAACTATGTTAATTGGACACTTGATGATAGGAGCAATACCAAGTCAGTAGCCAACCTCATAAAAGCCAGCTCTACTTCCTAACTTATTATTATCAATTTGGCTTCCACAATGTTAATGGCATAGCCTAAAAAATTTACTCAACTATTATCCAAGCAATATCAGCAAAACTATGCTCCTAGTGTCCATGTAACATGAGCTGTATGAATAAGATAATACCCAAATGGAGTTCTGTTGAGGAACATCCTAGTATGGGAAATCTCACACCTCCATTCAactcataaataataaatcccTTAACAAAGTTGAAATATAATACTCATGTGCAAATAAAATTTTAGCAGTCGCTGTCATGGCCCCTCCCTTCGCACCCAAACCACAATTATATTCTCAGGATACTGGACAGCAGCCGGCCAACTCGCCTATTCTGGAATTTCAAGACCTAGATGCAAAAACCTAAGACTCCTAACACACAGTGATCCTACCAAGACCCCGTGCAGCAACATCAGTGGCAGTCATTATAGGACTTCTGCCAGTTTTAAACTCAGCAAGGACCCAGTCCCTTTCAGCCTGGCTTTTATCGCCATGGATGGATAGAGCTGGCCACCCATCAATTCTCAATTGCCTTGTGACTTGGTCACATCCTTTTTTTGTCTCCATGAATATTAGAATTCGGCTCCCGTCCATGCTTTCTTTAAGCAGTTTGATCAGCCTGCATGGACATAATATACTGAGCATAATCATGATAACAAGAACATCCCTCTTTTACTGACACCAGTTATCGAAACAaacctattatatttctccaCCTCTGTCACAACTTCAACAACTTGAAGTATAGATTGGTTTGCTTTCAGATATGGTGATCCAATAATTACcttaaaaatcaaaatgattcaAAGGACACCATATAAGCATAAAGTTTTCAGCCAAAAATGCAAAACAAGATGAGCATCGATTTATGGTTATGTGCATCTGTGTGTATGTAGGCATCCACACGCATTTTAGAAGTGAACCTTATATGCATTGCGTAAAAACTGCCTTGCAAGACTTTCAACCTCCCTTGGCCATGTGGCACTCCAATACAATGTCTGTCTATCTGGCCGGATCTGCAAGGTCAAAACACCTTTTTAATAATGCTGCAACTTTTAAGGTAGAAAGACGCCAGTTAAACAAAGGAGAGATGAAGTTCATCATGGACCGAAGTATATTTCtaaaagtaaattaattatGGTCCTACCTGAATTTTTCAATGAAGCCTAAGAAAAGCCTCTTGACACAGATGAAGATTGCTAATATATCAATTCCTTTAATGCCAATAAAGGTATgaattttgttcatatttcaACTAAAGGGAAAATACACTACATCAATACTACCAATGCAGCTCAACCTATAACTTCATGATcctaaatttgaataaattgaTTGATTAGAATGACCCAGTTATACCTTGTGCAAAGAAAATGTCCAAAAACCCGCTCTATTACATCAACACCCACAGAGTTTGTCTGCCCTTTAATTTACATAGACTTGCACAAAATAACTCCCAAGAAAAAGTTATTACATTGTGGAAGTGTTATACCTGGGCaacaattttcctaatttgAGGCTCAAATCCCATGTCCAACATTCTATCAGCCTCATCTAACACAAGGTAAGTCACTCTTCGCAAGTTTGTGTGTTGGGCTTCCAACATATCTATCAGTCGACCAGGTGTAGCAATGACAATCTCCACGCCTGCCATATGGAAAAAGTAAAATGGTTATGTTCCACTATCAATCTCGGTTCAAATAGATTTATGAACAGTGAAAAGAGCTACACAGAAGAGCAACAGAAGCACCTCTTTTAAGATCACGAATTTGAGGCCCTTTAGGAGCACCACCATATATGCAAGTACTTCTAATATTAGCACGTGACGCAAATTTTACAGCTTCTTCTTGAATTTGAACTGCTAATTCTCTAGTGGGTGCTAACACCAGTACAATGGGACCTTCACCTTGTCCTGAATGATTGTAACAAAAGAATAGTGAATATAAGCATAAATTACCGGACAACAAAGAGTGTCAACTGAAACCTCAAGGAAGGCAAACAATACTGACCCAATCGAGGCTGTGCGCTAACATGTACCAAAGCAGGAAGCAGATATGCCAAAGTCTTACCAGAACCAGTCTCAGCAATACCAATTAAATCCCTACCCTTGAGAGCCATTGGCCATCCTTGAGCCTGAATTGCTGTTGGCTCAACAAAACCCAGTTTTGCAATCACCTCAAGGCAGTAATCTAACGCATCAAATTACATAATTCAGCTAAAGATAAATCACTGCAAACTTGATATCAACAGCAATAACCAAATACTAAATTACACACTCATGAGCAAAGACTTACCAGGGAAATTAGCTTCATGAAACACCCTAATTGGCTTTGGGATATCATGCCCTTCAACCATGATCTCCCTTCTCGTCCGATAAGCCAAAGCTTCGTGCTCACTCATCGCCCGCACCGAAGG
This genomic interval from Corylus avellana chromosome ca3, CavTom2PMs-1.0 contains the following:
- the LOC132175202 gene encoding large ribosomal subunit protein uL15x-like, translating into MTTRFKKNRKKRGHVSAGHGRIGKHRKHPGGRGNAGGMHHHRILFDKYHPGYFGKVGMRYFHRLRNKFHCPIVNVDKLWSLVPQEVKDKASKDNVPLLDVTQFGYFKVLGKGILPENQPFVVKAKLVSKTAEKKIKEAGGAVVLTA
- the LOC132174830 gene encoding DEAD-box ATP-dependent RNA helicase 30 — its product is MNHYDNRYADPSSYRERRSDLIGPPPPVGPPVIGGYGRGGPVPYGGPPPPAYGRGGGSAQPAGAGNFNGYPPFEPPVGRFDIGRGGGRTGNGHVGVGDRRVGSVGRGGAGGRGFDLGRGGGRLGTSRDGGVRSKIGGGGRGGNAGFGGGRGGGRGFEGRGGGGGRGGRHGGGGSRGDLDNIALPKQDFGNLVHFEKNFYVETPSVRAMSEHEALAYRTRREIMVEGHDIPKPIRVFHEANFPDYCLEVIAKLGFVEPTAIQAQGWPMALKGRDLIGIAETGSGKTLAYLLPALVHVSAQPRLGQGEGPIVLVLAPTRELAVQIQEEAVKFASRANIRSTCIYGGAPKGPQIRDLKRGVEIVIATPGRLIDMLEAQHTNLRRVTYLVLDEADRMLDMGFEPQIRKIVAQIRPDRQTLYWSATWPREVESLARQFLRNAYKVIIGSPYLKANQSILQVVEVVTEVEKYNRLIKLLKESMDGSRILIFMETKKGCDQVTRQLRIDGWPALSIHGDKSQAERDWVLAEFKTGRSPIMTATDVAARGLDVKDIKCVINYDFPSSLEDYVHRIGRTGRAGAKGTAFTFLTHANAKFARDLVKILQEAGQVVSPALSALARSAGSAMGGSGGNFRSRGRGGGYGNRALISGSNVIPLGGRRPW